In the genome of Altererythrobacter sp. TH136, one region contains:
- a CDS encoding ABC transporter permease, translating to MSDGAAFTIDEANGGRRLALSGNYLVSTIGRIDTDLRAVDEPLQEIDLSAVREIDTVGAWIALSLSRKTGGEIVGASDRATRLIEALSATDDSGPLEPERLPVFTRVASATGARVAAAQRGTVGAVAFVGQFIAAVGMLIRHPRRFRTKAFVRQMELVGVDALGIIGLMSFLIGIVIAQQGAVQLQQFGAETLTVNLVGRITMRELGVLMTAIMVAGRSGSAFAAQLGTMKLTEEVDAMRTIGISPMEALVVPRVLAVTVMMVLLGFYASCVAIVGGAVVGELSLGIPFGSFLARIKDVVPTYDLYVGLVKAPVFGLIVGMTGCYQGLKVEGNSEQVGLKTTNAVVFAIFTVIVLDAFFAVFFTNVGWA from the coding sequence ATGAGCGACGGGGCGGCATTCACGATCGACGAGGCGAATGGAGGCCGGCGGCTGGCGCTGTCGGGCAACTACCTCGTATCGACGATTGGCCGGATCGACACCGATCTTCGCGCAGTCGACGAACCGCTTCAGGAGATCGACCTGTCCGCGGTGCGCGAGATCGACACGGTCGGCGCGTGGATCGCGCTCAGCCTCTCGCGCAAGACGGGGGGCGAGATCGTCGGCGCGAGTGATCGTGCGACCCGGTTGATCGAGGCGCTGAGCGCAACTGACGACAGCGGCCCGCTGGAACCTGAACGCCTGCCGGTGTTCACCCGCGTCGCGTCCGCCACCGGTGCCAGGGTCGCCGCCGCCCAGCGCGGCACGGTGGGCGCGGTGGCGTTCGTGGGCCAGTTCATCGCCGCCGTGGGCATGCTGATCCGCCACCCGCGGCGTTTCCGGACCAAGGCGTTCGTGCGTCAGATGGAGCTGGTGGGGGTCGACGCGCTCGGCATCATCGGCCTGATGAGTTTCCTGATTGGCATCGTCATCGCGCAGCAGGGCGCGGTGCAGTTGCAGCAGTTCGGCGCCGAGACGCTGACCGTCAACCTGGTCGGCCGGATCACCATGCGCGAACTGGGCGTGCTTATGACCGCGATCATGGTCGCGGGCCGTTCCGGCAGCGCGTTCGCCGCCCAGCTTGGCACGATGAAACTGACCGAGGAGGTCGACGCCATGCGCACGATCGGCATCTCGCCGATGGAGGCGCTGGTGGTTCCCCGCGTGCTCGCGGTCACTGTGATGATGGTGCTGCTGGGATTCTACGCCAGTTGCGTGGCGATCGTCGGCGGCGCGGTGGTGGGAGAGCTGTCGCTCGGCATCCCGTTCGGATCGTTCCTGGCCCGGATCAAGGATGTGGTTCCGACCTATGACCTCTATGTCGGCCTGGTGAAGGCGCCAGTGTTCGGGCTGATCGTCGGGATGACCGGCTGCTATCAGGGGCTCAAGGTCGAAGGCAATTCGGAGCAGGTCGGCCTGAAGACCACCAACGCGGTGGTGTTCGCGATCTTCACCGTGATCGTGCTCGACGCATTCTTCGCGGTGTTCTTCACCAACGTGGGCTGGGCGTGA
- a CDS encoding valine--tRNA ligase, with product MTSELAKTFDPAAIEARWYQHWETKGLFRPERPDAQPFTIVNPPPNVTGSLHIGHALDNTLQDVVVRYERMRGKDALWVVGTDHAGIATQMVVERQMALTQDKRTNYSREQFVDKVWEWKAESGGTITGQLRRLGCSMDWSREQFTMDPHFTRAVVKVFVDLYNQGLIYRDKRLVNWDPALGTAISDLEVETHEIKGGFWHFRYPLADGVTTDAGANHLLVATTRPETLLADMAVAVHPDDARYASVIGKEIVQPITGRRFKVIADEHADPELGSGVVKITPGHDFNDFEVGKRAGFAAGDMLNMLDAKAAVVQTADGLVPDEFIGLDRFVARSLVVTRMKELGFLIPHVDKDGAEHDAEPRTIATPFGDRGGVVIEPWLTDQWYVDAEKLAQAPMQAVRDGRIEIVPKTWEKTFFNWMENIQPWCVSRQLWWGHRIPAWYGPKKADDGLYVRLAENAEAFAASSQTRAVLDKQPFVAQSEDEAIRLAQAYYGSDVEVAIGDGSFSQKRVTLSRDNDVLDTWFSSALWPFATLGWPEQSDLVQRHYPNDLLISGFDILFFWDARMAMQGMHFMDDVPWKRLYLHGLVRAADGAKMSKSKGNVVDPLGLIDRYGADALRFFMCAMESQGRDVKMDESRVEGYRNFATKLWNATRFCQANGIGASVSVAPPQATAAVNKWIIGEVADTVAELDKAMAELRFDVAAGAIYRFAWDTFCDWYLELIKGQIDEETKAVAGWALDQILVMLHPFMPFITEELWHAQGSRPYELIVAQWPRPEAAIDAVATAEVEWLIDLTRSLRTAKNELGLAPGAKLEAWLATPSDTASRVLSGNASAIERVARLSAVNVTPAPEGPAIQVSAGSDALVIPLEGLIDVEAEKARLTKALAASEKEAASLAGRLGNASFVERAKPEAVEKARADHAHHSTEADRLKAALERLG from the coding sequence ATGACCAGCGAACTAGCCAAGACTTTCGATCCCGCCGCCATCGAGGCGCGGTGGTACCAGCATTGGGAAACCAAGGGCCTGTTCCGGCCCGAACGGCCGGACGCCCAGCCGTTCACCATCGTCAACCCGCCGCCAAACGTGACCGGTTCGCTGCACATCGGCCATGCGCTCGACAATACGCTCCAGGACGTGGTCGTGCGGTACGAACGGATGCGCGGCAAGGACGCGCTGTGGGTGGTCGGGACCGACCACGCGGGCATCGCCACACAGATGGTGGTCGAGCGGCAGATGGCGCTCACCCAGGACAAGCGCACGAACTATTCGCGCGAACAGTTCGTTGACAAGGTGTGGGAGTGGAAGGCGGAAAGCGGCGGCACCATCACGGGCCAGCTGCGCCGGCTGGGCTGTTCGATGGACTGGTCGCGCGAGCAATTCACTATGGACCCTCACTTCACCCGCGCCGTGGTGAAGGTGTTCGTGGACCTTTACAACCAAGGCCTGATCTACCGCGACAAGCGACTGGTGAACTGGGACCCGGCGCTGGGCACTGCGATCAGCGACCTCGAGGTCGAGACGCACGAGATCAAGGGCGGCTTCTGGCACTTCCGCTATCCGCTGGCGGACGGGGTCACCACCGATGCCGGGGCAAATCACCTTCTGGTGGCGACCACCCGGCCCGAAACGCTGCTGGCGGACATGGCCGTCGCCGTGCACCCCGATGACGCGCGGTATGCCAGCGTGATCGGCAAGGAGATCGTCCAGCCGATCACCGGCCGCCGGTTCAAGGTCATTGCCGACGAACATGCCGATCCAGAGCTTGGTTCGGGCGTGGTGAAGATCACCCCGGGCCACGATTTCAACGACTTCGAGGTCGGCAAGCGCGCCGGCTTCGCGGCGGGTGACATGCTCAACATGCTCGATGCGAAGGCCGCGGTGGTGCAGACCGCCGACGGGTTAGTGCCGGACGAATTCATCGGTCTCGACCGCTTCGTTGCCCGATCGTTGGTGGTGACCCGGATGAAGGAACTGGGCTTCCTCATCCCCCACGTCGACAAGGACGGGGCGGAACACGACGCCGAGCCGCGCACCATCGCCACCCCCTTCGGTGACCGCGGCGGGGTGGTCATCGAACCGTGGCTGACCGACCAGTGGTACGTCGATGCCGAGAAGCTGGCGCAGGCGCCGATGCAGGCGGTGCGCGACGGCCGGATCGAGATCGTCCCCAAGACCTGGGAGAAGACCTTCTTCAACTGGATGGAGAACATCCAGCCGTGGTGCGTCAGCCGCCAATTGTGGTGGGGACACCGGATCCCGGCGTGGTATGGACCAAAGAAAGCAGATGACGGGCTGTATGTCCGCTTAGCGGAAAATGCTGAGGCCTTCGCGGCGTCAAGCCAAACACGTGCCGTTTTGGACAAACAGCCGTTTGTTGCGCAGTCCGAAGATGAGGCGATCAGACTGGCCCAAGCATACTACGGCAGCGATGTTGAAGTGGCCATCGGCGATGGATCGTTCAGTCAGAAGCGCGTCACACTTAGCCGCGACAACGACGTGCTCGACACCTGGTTCTCGTCCGCGCTGTGGCCGTTCGCCACGCTCGGCTGGCCCGAACAGAGCGACCTGGTCCAGCGCCACTACCCCAACGACCTGCTGATCTCTGGCTTCGACATCCTGTTCTTCTGGGACGCGCGGATGGCGATGCAGGGGATGCACTTCATGGACGATGTGCCGTGGAAACGGCTGTATCTCCACGGTCTCGTGCGCGCTGCTGATGGCGCCAAGATGTCGAAGTCGAAGGGCAACGTGGTCGATCCGCTTGGCCTGATCGACCGCTATGGCGCCGATGCGCTGCGCTTCTTCATGTGTGCGATGGAGAGCCAGGGCCGCGACGTGAAGATGGATGAAAGCCGGGTTGAAGGCTATCGCAACTTCGCGACCAAGCTGTGGAATGCCACCCGCTTCTGTCAGGCGAACGGCATCGGCGCGAGCGTGTCCGTGGCCCCGCCGCAAGCGACCGCAGCGGTCAACAAGTGGATCATCGGCGAAGTGGCCGACACCGTGGCCGAACTCGACAAGGCCATGGCCGAGCTGCGCTTCGACGTGGCAGCGGGCGCGATCTACCGCTTCGCGTGGGACACCTTCTGCGATTGGTATCTGGAACTCATCAAGGGTCAGATTGACGAAGAGACGAAGGCGGTCGCCGGCTGGGCGCTCGACCAGATCCTGGTCATGCTCCATCCCTTCATGCCGTTCATCACCGAGGAGTTGTGGCATGCGCAAGGATCGCGGCCGTACGAACTGATCGTGGCGCAATGGCCGCGGCCGGAGGCTGCGATCGATGCGGTCGCGACCGCCGAGGTCGAATGGCTGATCGACCTCACCCGTTCGCTTCGCACCGCCAAGAACGAACTCGGCCTCGCGCCCGGTGCCAAGCTGGAAGCGTGGCTGGCGACCCCGTCCGACACCGCTAGCCGGGTGCTGTCGGGTAACGCGTCCGCCATCGAACGGGTCGCCCGGCTGTCGGCGGTGAACGTCACTCCGGCGCCCGAAGGCCCGGCGATCCAGGTCAGCGCGGGCAGCGATGCATTGGTCATCCCGCTCGAAGGGCTGATTGACGTCGAGGCCGAGAAGGCCCGCCTGACCAAGGCGCTGGCGGCTTCTGAGAAAGAAGCAGCTTCCCTGGCCGGCCGGCTCGGCAATGCGAGCTTCGTTGAACGCGCCAAGCCCGAAGCGGTGGAAAAGGCCCGCGCCGATCACGCGCATCACAGCACCGAAGCCGATCGCCTCAAGGCGGCGCTCGAGCGGTTGGGCTGA
- a CDS encoding MlaD family protein: protein METRANNVWVGAVTLALLAALALFFVWLAGLNKGEQNEYDIFFKQSVAGLAKGSQVSFAGVPSGQVDTIELWPTDPGFVRVRIKVDEQTPILVGTTATIQGSFTGVSTILLDGARRGAPAITCTGTGLGKTACPEGVPVIPTKPGGLGELLANAPLLLERLATLTERLTMLLSDRNQASIAGILDNTNQMTADLSQATPQVQRTLAELQVTLREASGALNQFETVLGSTDRLLNQEGQSLAAQMRETLKSAGAAADALTATANDARPATRQLSESTLPAAEATLRDLRETSRALRAVTEKIETQGAGGLIGGQKLPDYDPK from the coding sequence ATGGAAACCAGGGCCAATAATGTCTGGGTGGGGGCAGTCACCCTCGCGCTGCTGGCGGCGCTGGCGCTGTTCTTCGTCTGGCTGGCTGGCCTGAACAAGGGCGAGCAGAACGAATACGACATCTTTTTCAAGCAGTCGGTCGCCGGTCTTGCCAAGGGTTCGCAGGTGTCGTTCGCGGGCGTGCCGTCCGGACAGGTCGACACGATCGAGCTGTGGCCCACCGACCCCGGCTTTGTCCGTGTGCGGATCAAGGTGGATGAACAGACCCCGATCCTGGTCGGCACCACCGCCACCATCCAAGGGTCGTTCACCGGCGTTTCGACGATCCTGCTCGACGGCGCGCGCCGTGGGGCGCCGGCGATAACCTGCACCGGCACTGGTCTGGGGAAGACCGCTTGCCCCGAAGGCGTGCCGGTCATCCCGACCAAACCGGGTGGCCTTGGCGAACTGCTCGCCAACGCGCCGTTGCTGCTGGAGCGGCTGGCGACGCTGACGGAGCGGCTGACGATGCTGCTGTCCGATCGCAATCAGGCCTCGATCGCGGGCATCCTCGACAACACCAACCAGATGACCGCCGACCTCTCGCAGGCTACGCCGCAAGTCCAGCGTACGCTGGCCGAGCTGCAGGTGACCTTGCGCGAAGCAAGCGGCGCCTTGAACCAGTTCGAGACGGTGCTGGGATCGACTGACCGGCTGCTCAATCAGGAAGGGCAGAGCCTTGCCGCGCAGATGCGCGAGACGTTGAAGTCGGCCGGCGCGGCGGCGGATGCATTGACTGCCACTGCCAACGATGCGCGCCCTGCTACCCGGCAATTGTCCGAAAGCACGCTGCCTGCGGCCGAGGCCACCTTGCGCGACCTGCGTGAGACCAGCCGCGCTCTG
- a CDS encoding ABC transporter ATP-binding protein: protein MTDDEPDEPQTDGAALGDPDVNRPLERFRGQYPIVVEGLTNSFGEQVIHENLSLKVRRGEILGVVGGSGTGKSVLMRSIIGLQTPDSGNIEVFGRSITDGDPEDVIGVRNRWGVLFQGGALFSTLTVGENVEVPLKQFYPDIALDLMHEIARYKVTLSGLPPEAATKFPSELSGGMRKRAGLARALALDPELLFLDEPTAGLDPIGAAAFDRLTRELQDTLGLTVFLITHDLDTLHEICDRVAVIADKRVIAVDTVPNLMKLDHPWIQEYFNGPRGRAALTAQALDELRRHMDQPIAAHAVKALDNINGKQA, encoded by the coding sequence ATGACAGACGACGAGCCCGACGAACCCCAGACCGACGGCGCCGCCCTTGGCGACCCCGACGTCAACCGCCCGCTGGAGCGGTTCCGGGGTCAGTATCCGATCGTGGTCGAAGGGCTGACCAACTCGTTCGGCGAGCAGGTCATTCATGAAAACCTGTCGTTGAAGGTGCGGCGCGGCGAAATCCTGGGCGTCGTCGGCGGGTCGGGCACCGGCAAATCGGTGCTGATGCGTTCGATCATCGGGCTGCAAACGCCGGATTCCGGCAATATCGAGGTGTTCGGTCGCTCGATCACCGATGGCGACCCGGAAGACGTGATCGGCGTGCGCAACCGCTGGGGCGTGCTGTTCCAAGGTGGGGCGCTGTTCTCCACCTTGACGGTGGGCGAGAACGTCGAGGTGCCGCTGAAACAGTTCTATCCCGACATCGCGCTCGACCTGATGCACGAGATCGCTCGTTACAAGGTGACGCTGTCCGGCCTGCCGCCTGAGGCTGCGACCAAGTTCCCGAGCGAGCTGTCGGGCGGCATGCGCAAGCGCGCCGGGCTGGCGCGCGCGCTGGCGCTCGATCCCGAATTGCTGTTCCTCGACGAGCCGACCGCGGGCCTGGACCCGATCGGCGCGGCGGCGTTCGACCGCCTCACGCGCGAGTTGCAGGATACGCTGGGGCTGACGGTGTTCCTGATAACTCACGACCTCGATACCCTGCACGAGATTTGCGACCGAGTGGCGGTGATCGCGGACAAGCGGGTGATCGCGGTCGACACCGTACCCAACCTGATGAAGCTCGATCACCCGTGGATCCAGGAATATTTCAACGGTCCGCGCGGCCGGGCGGCGCTGACGGCGCAGGCACTGGACGAACTGCGGCGGCACATGGACCAGCCGATCGCGGCGCACGCGGTCAAAGCGTTGGACAATATCAACGGTAAGCAGGCATAG